A section of the Vibrio vulnificus CMCP6 genome encodes:
- a CDS encoding VOC family protein — translation MNQHEKLNYVEFAAKDLESTKAFFSKVFGWSFVDYGPEYAAFSNEGLDGGFFKSEHSSRTENGGALLVFFSSDIESTLDKVVKNGGDIIRPIFEFPGGCRFHFVEPGGNEFAVWSEARA, via the coding sequence ATGAATCAGCATGAAAAGCTCAATTATGTAGAATTTGCAGCGAAAGACTTGGAGTCAACGAAGGCATTCTTTTCAAAGGTTTTTGGCTGGAGCTTTGTTGACTATGGGCCTGAATACGCAGCTTTTTCAAATGAAGGTTTAGATGGTGGTTTTTTCAAATCTGAGCATTCTAGTCGTACTGAAAATGGTGGCGCACTCTTAGTTTTCTTTAGTTCAGATATTGAAAGCACATTGGATAAAGTTGTGAAAAATGGCGGCGATATCATCCGTCCAATCTTTGAGTTTCCTGGTGGTTGTCGTTTTCATTTTGTAGAGCCAGGTGGCAATGAATTTGCTGTTTGGTCTGAAGCACGCGCATAA
- a CDS encoding VOC family protein, producing the protein MILNHVSVGVSNVPSAVVFYDSVLSALSIKRAHYIENVAAAYGENFEFWVGYPCENAASSGNGTHIAFNAPNKEAVDKFYATALELGGECAGKPGLRPEYGETYYAAFVRDVDGNKIEAVFM; encoded by the coding sequence ATGATTCTAAATCATGTCTCAGTTGGTGTTTCAAATGTGCCATCTGCGGTGGTTTTTTACGATTCAGTTCTATCTGCTTTGTCCATAAAACGGGCTCATTACATCGAGAATGTCGCGGCTGCCTACGGCGAAAACTTTGAGTTTTGGGTAGGTTACCCATGTGAAAATGCAGCCTCTTCAGGTAATGGAACTCACATTGCTTTCAATGCGCCAAACAAAGAAGCTGTTGACAAGTTTTATGCTACTGCATTAGAGCTCGGTGGCGAGTGTGCCGGTAAGCCTGGCTTGCGTCCAGAGTACGGTGAGACTTACTATGCAGCGTTTGTCCGCGATGTTGACGGTAACAAAATTGAAGCAGTCTTTATGTAG
- a CDS encoding GNAT family N-acetyltransferase gives MKISVVKSGEIEAYEASLNAHLNSVFGQDSTVNFNQEFVCAVLIEDDSQIVATGFAYSRLMSQGSINFKAGIVGGIAVAANKRGLGLAKVIVKELDKYLVSFGVTHSFLFAYEPDVYRSSGYSELVCPIHYYDMQQKNWNEFVYRGGMVKAYNVGHALSNQVIEFNGCVY, from the coding sequence TTGAAAATATCAGTCGTCAAAAGTGGTGAAATTGAGGCGTATGAAGCGTCACTTAATGCACATCTAAACTCAGTTTTTGGTCAAGATTCTACAGTTAATTTTAACCAAGAATTCGTTTGTGCAGTTCTCATTGAAGACGATAGTCAGATTGTTGCTACCGGTTTTGCTTATAGCCGGTTAATGTCACAGGGCTCCATCAACTTCAAAGCAGGCATAGTTGGCGGTATAGCGGTTGCAGCAAATAAGCGTGGTCTGGGTTTAGCCAAGGTTATCGTAAAAGAACTGGATAAATACTTGGTGTCTTTTGGTGTAACTCATTCTTTTCTCTTCGCTTATGAGCCAGATGTATATCGAAGTTCAGGGTATTCAGAGTTAGTTTGTCCTATTCATTACTACGATATGCAGCAGAAAAATTGGAACGAGTTTGTCTACCGTGGAGGCATGGTTAAAGCTTACAATGTTGGTCACGCTCTAAGCAATCAAGTTATTGAGTTTAATGGTTGTGTGTATTGA
- a CDS encoding IS30-like element ISVa6 family transposase, with protein MRYTHLTENERYMISALRKQGISTAKIAKQLGRHKATIYREIERNSRYNRHFRRFSYQAWRAQQMARNRLSRSRRNKRYSEIDFRLPEALLRLDWSPDQIVGYLRVRGYPTMSHELIYQHIWNDKTLGGTLWKHLRQSTKKRRKRYNSKDSRGRLAAKRHITERPAKAEHRNEPGHWEIDTVVGRGTKHCIVTLVDRMTGYTFIGQMDDRTSESLNVRMSKIMTRSDLPFKTITADNGTEFHGYAQLEKHHNCLFYFANPYHSWERGTNENTNGLIRQYLPKRTSMSHVTQKLCNEIAHKLNTRPRKRLGYRTPTEYIHAHL; from the coding sequence ATGAGATACACGCACCTCACTGAGAACGAAAGGTATATGATTTCTGCGCTCAGAAAGCAAGGAATTAGTACCGCTAAAATAGCTAAACAACTAGGTCGTCACAAAGCTACTATCTATCGAGAAATTGAACGTAATTCCCGATACAACAGACACTTTAGAAGGTTCTCCTATCAAGCATGGAGAGCCCAACAGATGGCTCGCAACCGGCTAAGCCGCTCGCGCAGAAACAAGCGCTATAGCGAAATCGACTTCAGGTTACCTGAAGCCTTGCTACGACTGGATTGGAGCCCTGACCAAATCGTCGGATACCTAAGGGTAAGAGGCTATCCAACAATGAGCCACGAGCTCATTTATCAGCATATTTGGAACGACAAAACTCTCGGTGGAACACTATGGAAACATCTACGCCAATCGACCAAGAAAAGGCGCAAAAGATATAACTCAAAAGACAGCCGAGGTCGGCTGGCAGCAAAGCGTCATATTACCGAAAGACCTGCAAAAGCTGAGCATCGAAATGAGCCTGGCCATTGGGAAATTGATACCGTCGTTGGCCGCGGAACCAAGCACTGTATCGTAACTTTAGTCGACAGAATGACTGGCTACACTTTTATAGGGCAAATGGACGATAGAACAAGCGAGTCGCTCAACGTAAGAATGAGCAAAATCATGACCCGCTCTGACTTACCTTTTAAGACGATAACTGCGGATAACGGCACTGAATTTCATGGTTATGCACAACTGGAAAAACATCATAACTGTCTGTTTTACTTTGCAAATCCATACCATTCATGGGAGCGAGGGACTAATGAAAACACCAATGGTTTGATACGACAATACTTACCAAAACGAACTTCTATGTCACACGTAACACAGAAGCTCTGCAATGAAATTGCACACAAATTAAATACGCGCCCACGCAAAAGACTTGGGTATAGGACACCAACGGAGTATATTCATGCGCACCTGTAA
- a CDS encoding ASCH domain-containing protein: MDERSRVYLEQYLNSLPDEVASKYTSFSSDYFCADEHNANLCAELILRGEKRASCSLDYWYSEKGEPMPVVGHLQVVTNWDGIPICIIEMTSVTKQKYSEVTPEFAALEGEGDKTLAWWREAHWNFFSKECVVLGISPSEDMLLVLEQFKVVCK, encoded by the coding sequence ATGGATGAAAGAAGTAGAGTTTACCTGGAACAATATCTGAACTCTTTACCTGATGAGGTCGCTTCCAAATACACTTCGTTCAGCTCAGACTATTTCTGTGCAGATGAACACAATGCTAATCTCTGTGCCGAGTTAATCCTTCGTGGTGAAAAGCGTGCATCATGCAGCTTAGACTATTGGTACAGTGAAAAAGGCGAGCCAATGCCGGTTGTTGGACACCTTCAAGTCGTGACAAATTGGGATGGTATACCGATTTGTATTATAGAAATGACGTCTGTAACCAAGCAAAAATACAGCGAAGTAACACCGGAGTTCGCTGCTTTAGAAGGTGAGGGTGACAAGACTCTGGCTTGGTGGCGAGAGGCGCATTGGAACTTCTTCTCAAAAGAGTGCGTAGTGTTAGGAATATCACCGTCGGAAGATATGTTGCTGGTACTAGAGCAGTTCAAAGTAGTGTGCAAATAA
- a CDS encoding class I SAM-dependent methyltransferase — protein sequence MDDSLATWRQYYEKSLLRPHNSRTEIAIELNQSGLQTAVDCGCGTGSEIAYLEQQGYQVYGFDINPDSVAICSERFSSKPLVKLSECSFESFKYPSAGIVIANSSLFFADPLEFKNTWRKIASSIAVGGVFVGDFMGPRDSWATNYRLPTAPLSKKQVELLFKEFEIVSFKERDEPGATRIGYPKHWHIFSVIAVKRT from the coding sequence ATGGATGATAGCTTAGCAACTTGGCGTCAATACTACGAAAAATCATTGTTACGCCCCCACAATTCGCGCACTGAAATCGCAATTGAGTTGAATCAGTCTGGACTGCAAACCGCTGTCGATTGCGGTTGTGGAACGGGAAGTGAGATAGCGTATCTAGAGCAGCAAGGTTATCAGGTGTATGGCTTTGATATTAACCCAGACTCTGTTGCGATATGTTCTGAAAGGTTTAGTTCCAAACCACTGGTTAAACTTTCAGAGTGTTCATTTGAGTCTTTCAAATATCCTTCTGCTGGTATAGTGATAGCAAACTCAAGTTTGTTCTTTGCTGACCCGCTAGAGTTTAAAAATACATGGCGTAAAATTGCCTCTTCTATTGCGGTTGGTGGTGTCTTTGTCGGTGATTTTATGGGGCCCAGAGATAGTTGGGCAACGAATTATCGTTTACCTACGGCGCCGTTGAGTAAAAAACAAGTTGAGCTCTTGTTTAAAGAGTTTGAAATAGTCAGTTTCAAAGAGCGTGATGAGCCTGGCGCAACAAGGATTGGATATCCTAAGCATTGGCATATCTTTTCAGTGATTGCCGTAAAACGTACATAA
- a CDS encoding GNAT family N-acetyltransferase, translating into METERLKLLPPSMEYQPLMLEAILESQDELGVYLPWVPYALTEAGSIETTQQAINNFENFEGELRYSIIEKSTGHFLGAIGLIIRDKTVPYFEIGYWLRSSSVGNGFISEAVKALESYAFNELNANRVEIKAAEHNLKSRAVAERCGYVFEGILRNNRRLPSGDLSSTAVYSKTGT; encoded by the coding sequence ATGGAAACAGAGAGACTTAAACTACTACCTCCTTCAATGGAGTATCAACCTTTGATGCTCGAAGCGATATTGGAAAGCCAAGACGAACTTGGTGTCTACCTTCCGTGGGTTCCATATGCTTTAACAGAAGCTGGTTCCATTGAAACTACGCAACAAGCTATCAATAACTTTGAGAATTTTGAAGGTGAGTTACGCTATTCAATCATAGAAAAAAGTACAGGGCACTTTCTTGGTGCAATAGGGTTAATCATCCGTGATAAAACGGTTCCGTACTTTGAAATTGGTTATTGGTTACGTAGTTCAAGTGTTGGTAATGGTTTCATTTCTGAAGCAGTGAAAGCACTAGAGTCATATGCGTTTAATGAGCTTAACGCTAACCGAGTTGAAATTAAAGCAGCCGAACACAACTTGAAAAGTCGAGCGGTAGCTGAGCGTTGCGGGTATGTTTTTGAAGGTATTTTACGTAATAACCGAAGGTTGCCGTCAGGCGATTTGAGTAGCACGGCAGTTTATTCGAAAACAGGCACTTAG
- a CDS encoding YceK/YidQ family lipoprotein: protein MKFSLKIVLSLLLVTLTSGCSSMDAHGYGGYGKPFSGTALSVVRLPCFFRGTAVDYALSPLSLVAVPINLATDVVFLPFDLAMIFTPTTSYGEVISIGCPRGPMI from the coding sequence ATGAAATTCAGTTTAAAAATAGTACTATCATTACTACTTGTTACTTTAACGTCTGGTTGCTCATCGATGGATGCACATGGTTACGGAGGTTATGGCAAACCATTTTCCGGAACGGCATTGTCAGTAGTCCGTCTGCCTTGCTTCTTTCGGGGAACAGCGGTCGACTACGCTTTAAGCCCTTTATCGTTAGTGGCAGTACCAATAAATTTAGCTACAGATGTTGTTTTTCTACCCTTTGATTTAGCCATGATATTCACGCCCACAACAAGCTACGGGGAAGTAATTTCAATTGGCTGCCCCAGAGGCCCTATGATCTAG
- a CDS encoding GNAT family N-acetyltransferase: MVLELRKSVISEARAFVEMECSHDTKGFVIPYSLEKHASLIESNDVIYLSLYYENELSGFIILSQESQDVVEFRRIVVASKGKGLGQLAIKEMEQYCAENLNCSKVWLDVFESNSRGIYIYKKLGYTQFKEAFYEGKKLLFMEKTF, encoded by the coding sequence ATGGTGTTAGAATTAAGAAAGTCGGTGATATCAGAAGCCAGGGCTTTTGTTGAAATGGAGTGTTCTCATGATACAAAAGGCTTTGTTATCCCTTATTCACTAGAAAAGCACGCAAGTCTAATAGAGAGCAATGACGTAATTTATCTGTCTTTGTACTACGAAAACGAGTTGTCAGGCTTCATAATTTTGTCGCAAGAAAGCCAAGATGTCGTTGAGTTCAGGAGAATTGTTGTTGCTTCCAAAGGAAAGGGTCTTGGTCAACTCGCAATTAAAGAGATGGAACAGTATTGTGCGGAAAACTTAAACTGTTCAAAAGTCTGGTTAGATGTATTCGAATCAAACTCAAGAGGAATATATATTTATAAAAAGCTGGGCTATACGCAATTTAAAGAAGCGTTCTATGAAGGTAAGAAATTGTTATTCATGGAAAAAACGTTCTAA
- a CDS encoding GNAT family N-acetyltransferase — protein sequence MDISYELVTQEDQQLILALGESVNEEFVIPYLSSDGQEAMRNARKGDIEQATNTDIYTSIKAVKNGAIVGYVAWREGNYIAQLYVSAKNQNQGIGRGLINQMKRHSGVSSIELKASVNAVGFYKRLGFQSVDTEQVKNGIRYVPMVLKL from the coding sequence ATGGATATTTCCTATGAACTTGTAACTCAGGAAGATCAGCAGTTAATTTTAGCTTTAGGCGAATCTGTTAACGAAGAGTTTGTTATTCCCTATCTGAGCTCCGACGGTCAGGAAGCTATGCGAAATGCTCGTAAAGGTGATATTGAGCAGGCTACAAATACTGACATCTACACTTCAATTAAAGCTGTTAAAAACGGTGCAATAGTCGGTTATGTTGCTTGGAGAGAAGGGAACTATATTGCACAGTTATATGTCAGTGCAAAGAATCAGAATCAAGGGATTGGCAGAGGCTTGATTAACCAAATGAAAAGACATAGTGGGGTTTCAAGCATTGAATTAAAAGCCTCAGTTAACGCAGTAGGTTTCTATAAGCGGCTAGGTTTTCAGTCCGTAGATACTGAGCAAGTTAAAAATGGTATTCGTTATGTGCCGATGGTCTTAAAGCTGTGA
- a CDS encoding cation-transporting ATPase — protein MSFGGESGLQKVGLGGIHPLTRRYMQWIGMFMKGLNGILNGFTWRIGFSVAIILSGLVYTKFVEPSLGNILEDKEIDDKAIEYLADFKTAYGLTLKNVFKDGDDVRLAVVQENLTEDALYSREVLASAFDVNGNFIGNCIGENELFIMQPKETSYLEIKCAFVPSQVEQIDSFKLRIKPI, from the coding sequence GTGAGTTTTGGTGGTGAAAGTGGTTTGCAGAAAGTTGGTTTAGGCGGCATTCACCCCTTAACGCGACGTTATATGCAATGGATTGGAATGTTTATGAAAGGATTAAATGGCATCTTAAACGGTTTCACCTGGAGAATCGGTTTCTCAGTTGCAATCATTCTGAGTGGGTTGGTTTATACAAAGTTTGTTGAACCGTCGCTCGGAAATATTCTTGAAGACAAAGAAATCGACGACAAAGCAATTGAGTATTTAGCGGATTTCAAAACTGCCTATGGTTTAACATTGAAAAATGTCTTCAAAGATGGGGACGACGTGCGTTTAGCTGTCGTACAGGAAAACCTTACGGAAGACGCATTATATTCTCGTGAAGTTTTAGCATCTGCGTTTGATGTGAATGGTAATTTTATTGGTAATTGTATCGGCGAAAATGAACTTTTCATTATGCAGCCAAAGGAAACCTCTTATCTTGAGATCAAATGTGCATTTGTACCGTCGCAAGTCGAGCAAATCGATTCGTTTAAGTTAAGAATTAAGCCGATTTAG
- a CDS encoding hydrolase, whose amino-acid sequence MAQCVRLGGGVVHPLIGRYVLWEKMEMDIPDRFKNVRYVSSRIPGCKDDSDLTLGANCQVFAYNLLRDFGLNPPNYRSSELWDDSEFSEVVTEFKPLDIMMYNDSTDSYGAHVGVYVGNGLVYHLSLSNGVPMFERHLDLLQQSKYQFFIGAKRIKQFGA is encoded by the coding sequence ATGGCACAATGCGTTAGGTTGGGTGGAGGCGTTGTTCACCCCTTAATTGGGCGTTATGTGCTTTGGGAGAAAATGGAAATGGATATTCCCGACAGATTCAAAAATGTAAGATACGTTTCATCCCGCATTCCGGGTTGCAAAGATGATTCAGACTTAACGCTTGGAGCTAACTGTCAGGTCTTTGCTTATAACCTGCTCAGAGACTTCGGTCTAAATCCACCTAACTACCGTTCTAGTGAATTGTGGGATGACTCGGAGTTTAGTGAGGTGGTCACTGAGTTTAAGCCGTTAGATATCATGATGTACAACGACTCTACTGACTCATACGGAGCACACGTTGGGGTGTATGTCGGTAATGGACTCGTCTACCACCTTTCTTTATCCAATGGCGTACCCATGTTTGAGCGCCATTTAGACTTACTTCAACAAAGTAAGTATCAGTTTTTTATTGGCGCTAAGCGTATAAAACAGTTTGGTGCATAA
- a CDS encoding GNAT family N-acetyltransferase — protein sequence MQQILETERLILRSFKQSDAEQVSVLAGDKRIAEMTANIPHPYEVSDAISWIETHEIGFASGESIVYAIVHKESLELIGAVSLPSLKDGQGILGYWLGVDFWGQGYATEASKALIEYAKESHGLRELKVMHLVGNARSKSVIDKLGVTYIENQTLRMQGGEREVCVYISAV from the coding sequence ATGCAGCAAATTTTGGAAACTGAACGTTTAATTCTTAGATCATTTAAGCAGTCTGATGCTGAGCAAGTATCAGTATTAGCTGGTGATAAACGAATCGCAGAAATGACAGCAAACATACCGCATCCATACGAAGTTTCAGATGCAATTTCATGGATTGAAACACATGAAATTGGTTTTGCCAGCGGAGAGAGTATTGTTTATGCGATTGTACATAAAGAATCGTTAGAGCTTATTGGGGCCGTGAGTTTGCCAAGCTTAAAAGATGGCCAAGGTATATTAGGTTATTGGTTGGGTGTCGATTTTTGGGGGCAGGGTTATGCGACAGAAGCTTCAAAGGCGCTAATTGAGTACGCAAAAGAATCTCATGGATTGAGAGAGTTAAAGGTTATGCATCTTGTTGGTAATGCTCGTTCAAAGTCAGTTATCGATAAACTTGGCGTTACTTACATAGAAAATCAAACACTTCGTATGCAAGGTGGTGAACGCGAGGTTTGTGTTTATATTTCAGCGGTATAA
- a CDS encoding RidA family protein gives MSEIKRCDVNEEWAHSGYVVAGDYVFLGYCVGNVGKSVEEQVNGAFDDMARKLEMENLTLDSVVKIDVLLRDVWNIPLVEKVIKERFKNGYPARKTISTDFAHRGGESSGLHVQIDGVAYIAKK, from the coding sequence ATGAGCGAAATTAAGAGATGTGATGTAAATGAAGAATGGGCACACTCAGGTTACGTTGTAGCTGGAGATTATGTTTTCCTTGGTTATTGTGTTGGCAATGTTGGGAAAAGTGTCGAAGAACAAGTAAACGGAGCTTTTGATGATATGGCTAGAAAGCTTGAAATGGAAAATCTAACGTTAGATAGTGTAGTGAAAATCGATGTTTTGCTCAGGGATGTATGGAATATTCCATTAGTAGAGAAAGTTATCAAAGAACGTTTTAAGAATGGCTATCCTGCGAGAAAAACGATTTCTACTGATTTTGCTCATAGAGGTGGAGAGTCATCAGGTCTTCATGTGCAAATAGATGGTGTCGCTTATATCGCAAAAAAATAA
- a CDS encoding TIR domain-containing protein: protein MYNLIIGYTGPSESENEVIVSASRFLEYTDSETQMRYRNLNADNVRELKDFPALFLQEHCPDGAFVANITNITRSYRDYKITFERDDSYGVIPKETIEDLAIELGIEEFEFYRTHWAVKSSNLANILSPIETPVRPTSPVEFEAENLPPEDGSSFNKNQVFIVHGHDEHAKNDVKAYVESKGLEPIILHLQASGGRTIIEKIDHYSNVGFGIVLYTECDLGAKRDTLSFKWRARQNVVFEHGYLIAKLSRERVAALVKGSVETPNDISGVVYVSMDAAGTWKDELDAELRNAGYEIPNS from the coding sequence ATGTACAACTTAATAATTGGGTATACAGGACCGAGTGAGAGCGAGAATGAAGTTATTGTTTCTGCTTCAAGGTTTCTCGAATACACTGACTCTGAAACGCAAATGCGATACAGAAACTTGAACGCAGATAATGTCCGAGAGCTAAAAGACTTCCCTGCACTATTTTTGCAAGAACATTGCCCTGATGGAGCTTTTGTAGCCAACATCACTAATATCACTCGTTCATATAGAGATTATAAAATTACGTTTGAAAGAGATGATAGCTATGGTGTAATCCCGAAAGAAACAATAGAAGACTTGGCTATTGAGTTAGGCATCGAGGAATTTGAGTTCTATCGAACGCATTGGGCAGTCAAAAGCTCAAACTTGGCAAATATCTTAAGTCCCATCGAAACTCCAGTCCGTCCTACTTCACCAGTTGAATTCGAAGCTGAAAACCTACCGCCAGAGGACGGTTCTAGTTTTAATAAGAACCAAGTATTCATAGTGCATGGGCATGACGAACACGCCAAGAACGATGTTAAAGCATACGTTGAATCTAAAGGTTTAGAGCCAATAATTCTTCATCTACAGGCTAGTGGTGGAAGAACTATCATTGAGAAGATTGACCACTATAGTAATGTTGGATTTGGTATCGTTCTTTATACTGAATGTGACCTAGGAGCTAAAAGGGATACTTTGAGCTTTAAATGGAGAGCTCGTCAAAACGTAGTTTTTGAACATGGCTACCTCATTGCAAAACTATCGAGAGAAAGAGTGGCAGCCTTAGTTAAAGGTTCTGTTGAAACCCCAAATGATATTAGTGGGGTTGTTTACGTTTCTATGGATGCTGCGGGAACGTGGAAAGATGAGTTAGATGCAGAGTTACGCAACGCTGGGTATGAGATTCCAAACAGCTAA
- a CDS encoding tetratricopeptide repeat protein encodes MRVMLVLSAIAFSALGASVDDAKLNISEGRFEQGKSELELLASKGDAEAQYELGRLYFGSSDMEQDYSKGIPLLRSSAGQGYPVAQVDLAELYLYGIGVLQDFKAAYMWANIGTHNGNKRGEDVRNQAGKLLAKEDISKAQDLSRFCLKSGYVDCGEY; translated from the coding sequence ATGAGAGTAATGTTGGTGCTATCTGCAATTGCTTTTTCAGCATTAGGTGCATCTGTAGATGATGCGAAGTTGAATATCAGTGAAGGTAGATTTGAACAAGGAAAAAGTGAGTTAGAACTTTTGGCTTCAAAAGGTGATGCTGAAGCACAGTACGAGCTTGGTCGTCTATATTTTGGAAGTAGTGACATGGAGCAAGATTACTCTAAAGGTATCCCGCTTTTACGGAGTTCTGCAGGACAAGGTTATCCAGTGGCTCAAGTTGATCTTGCGGAACTGTACTTATATGGAATTGGGGTGTTACAAGATTTTAAGGCTGCATATATGTGGGCGAATATTGGCACTCATAATGGAAACAAAAGAGGTGAGGATGTTCGGAATCAAGCCGGAAAACTGCTCGCAAAAGAAGATATTAGCAAGGCTCAAGACTTATCTCGTTTTTGTTTAAAAAGTGGGTACGTAGATTGCGGTGAGTATTAA
- a CDS encoding DUF1643 domain-containing protein, protein MRIEHFYKVDNARIIADLSDDNKHRVSLTIPLLDRSTNKTLCIIGQNPSKANQLCADKTLHFLERFVYERMPQYSKIVMLNLYTRFDTAKEFKVDLLRLDSERKVRRILKENTDFLLVFGKLKNQGGYKFPKKFSHFKHHLMGKNNYIIGVDGINDYAPHPGNKDIYYGNYTYSPRRVNVEEL, encoded by the coding sequence ATGAGAATTGAACATTTTTATAAAGTGGATAATGCTAGAATCATAGCCGACCTTTCTGATGATAATAAGCACAGGGTATCTCTAACAATCCCTCTTTTAGATAGATCTACAAATAAAACCCTATGTATTATTGGACAAAACCCGAGTAAAGCTAATCAGCTTTGTGCAGATAAAACCCTGCATTTTCTAGAGCGATTTGTTTATGAACGAATGCCACAGTACTCGAAGATTGTAATGCTCAACTTATATACAAGGTTTGATACTGCAAAAGAATTTAAGGTCGATCTACTACGCTTGGATTCTGAGCGAAAGGTTCGGCGAATTTTAAAGGAAAATACAGACTTTCTGCTTGTCTTTGGTAAGCTAAAAAATCAAGGTGGGTACAAATTCCCTAAAAAATTTTCTCACTTTAAACATCACTTAATGGGTAAAAATAACTACATCATAGGTGTTGACGGTATAAACGATTACGCACCACATCCAGGAAATAAAGATATTTACTACGGTAACTATACTTACTCACCAAGACGAGTAAATGTAGAGGAACTTTAA
- a CDS encoding DUF6868 family protein encodes MSLEQITEFLGWCTLINIVILSLSTVLVLLLKSKILSYHSKLFDISKPRLNALYFSYLGHYKVITLAFFLVPYLALKVIS; translated from the coding sequence ATGAGTTTAGAGCAAATTACCGAGTTTTTGGGTTGGTGTACGTTGATAAATATTGTGATTCTGTCTCTTAGTACAGTTTTAGTGCTGCTACTAAAAAGTAAGATTTTGTCGTATCACAGTAAGTTGTTTGATATTTCCAAGCCTAGGCTAAATGCATTGTATTTCAGCTATCTCGGTCACTACAAAGTGATCACCTTAGCTTTCTTTTTAGTACCTTATCTCGCCTTAAAGGTGATTTCTTAG
- a CDS encoding AAA family ATPase: protein MKRINVIGTSGSGKSTFSRQLASKLKYPYLEMDAIFWKPNWQESTDEEFYANLTESLSGEHWVLDGNYSRTAEIKWARADTIIWVDYSFSRTLFQAVKRALTRIVTKQELWGKTGNVESFKKSFLSKDSIILWTLKTYKTNRIRYTELLNDPRYSHIKFVRVTSPKKARVFIDELRT, encoded by the coding sequence ATGAAAAGAATTAATGTAATAGGTACAAGTGGTAGTGGTAAAAGTACTTTCAGTCGCCAACTTGCTAGCAAGCTTAAATACCCATATTTGGAAATGGATGCGATATTTTGGAAGCCAAATTGGCAAGAGTCTACAGATGAAGAGTTCTACGCAAATCTAACTGAGAGTCTAAGTGGCGAACATTGGGTGCTTGATGGTAACTATAGCCGGACAGCCGAAATCAAATGGGCTAGGGCTGACACCATCATTTGGGTGGACTATTCCTTTTCTAGGACGTTATTTCAAGCTGTGAAACGAGCGTTAACTCGTATTGTGACTAAACAGGAACTGTGGGGTAAAACGGGCAATGTTGAGTCATTCAAAAAGTCGTTTCTTAGCAAAGATTCGATTATTCTCTGGACATTGAAAACGTATAAAACAAATCGTATTCGTTATACAGAGTTACTTAATGACCCGAGGTATAGCCACATAAAGTTCGTTAGAGTAACTAGCCCGAAAAAGGCTAGGGTGTTCATCGATGAGCTGCGCACATAA
- a CDS encoding GNAT family N-acetyltransferase, with the protein MNVEFKVINLAQDYDFCVAARKDAYYCSFETFSGFDDFIAGYRERVQERQSEAGWFYIHIWLDGKLVGQLEFRSFSSEPETGYVHLVYLLPEVRGSGLSQQVQVYIETELARAGCDRAVLSVSRTNARALRFYKRNGWVYCCANPKHAETDFYQLQLRA; encoded by the coding sequence ATGAACGTAGAATTTAAAGTGATCAATTTGGCGCAAGATTATGATTTTTGCGTAGCTGCTCGAAAGGATGCTTACTATTGCAGTTTCGAGACCTTTTCGGGTTTTGATGATTTCATAGCAGGTTATCGAGAACGAGTCCAAGAAAGGCAATCTGAAGCAGGTTGGTTTTACATCCATATCTGGTTGGATGGAAAATTGGTAGGGCAGTTAGAGTTTCGTTCTTTTTCATCCGAGCCAGAGACTGGTTATGTTCATTTGGTTTACTTGTTGCCTGAAGTTCGCGGTTCTGGTTTGAGCCAGCAAGTTCAGGTCTACATCGAAACAGAATTAGCACGAGCTGGTTGTGATCGTGCTGTGCTTTCCGTGAGTAGAACGAACGCAAGGGCGTTAAGGTTCTATAAGCGTAATGGTTGGGTATATTGTTGCGCTAATCCGAAGCACGCTGAAACTGATTTTTACCAATTACAGCTGCGCGCCTAA